A window of Mobiluncus massiliensis genomic DNA:
GCGTACAGCACTTCGGCGCGATAAATGTTGCCCACTCCGGCGATAACGGATTGGTCCATGAGAGCCTCCCCAATACCCTTCTGACGAGTGGCACAGCGTTTCACGAACTCACTAAAGTCGCTGTCAGGACGCAGCGGGTCGGGTCCCAGCCGCGCCAAGACCGCGGCAACGCCCTCCTCGTCCAGCAGTTCACAAGTGTTTGGCCCGGACAGGTCGGCGGCCCCGTGCGCGGTGACCAGGCGCAGACGTACCGTCCCGTAGGGCTGGGGCGGCGTGAAAGGCGCGGGGGTCCAAAACCAGCGATCCGCGAAATGTTCGTGGGGTGCAAAAGCGGAGTCATCATGGTGAGTATGCACCGGAATCTCTACGGTTTCCGCGTTAGGCTCCGCATTTTCGACAAAGTTCAGCGCCGGACCGGCATGCGGGGCGATGAACTGAGAATCCCCGTAAAATCGCCAGGAACCGTAAATCCCCAAGTGAATATGCAGCCAGGTCAGGGGCGGTTTGGACTCGGCAACGGTCGCGGCGGAGTCGGTCTGACGCGGAGTAAAACCGAGAAACATATGTTTCCCGTAGGCTTGCCCGTCAACCAAACGCTGGCCGTCTAGCACTGCGGCGCCCTCAGCGAAACGCCCCTGCGGAGAGGAGGCCGCAACGACCTCACCGCTCATGACCTGGGTAAACTGGGCGGCCAGCCGGTGAATAGAATGACCTTCAGGCACGGTGCGCGGCCTCTCTAACCGCCCCGGCCACGAGAGCTCCGCGCAGAACCACTCCGGCGGGCTGTTCCAAAACGTTGAGGTCGGCGCGCGGGTCAGAGTCGTACCACACCAGGTCAGCGGGGGCACCCTCCCACAGCGAGGGGGCACCCAAGTAGTCCCGAGCCTTCCAGGTGGCCAGGTCAATAATCTCGGGTGCCGAAACACCTAAGTCCAACCACTGCCGCAATTCTTGAGGCAGGGCGTCGTGGCGCTGGTAGCCACCGGCGTCGGTGCCCGGCAACAGCTGGACCCCCGCTTCATACAGCGCGGCTTGATGAGACACCCGGGACTGATCCAAAGCGGTCATCGTGGCGGCATACACCGGATATTTTGTCCCTGCCTGGGCGGCAAAATCGGAAAACCGCGCGATTTGCAGCATGGTCGGAGTCACGCGGATACCGCGGCGTTGCGCTTCGAGGATTTCGTCCGAATCCATGCCGGTGCCATGTTCGATACCGTCCACCCCGGCATCTAACAGGCCCCCTATCGTACGGTGGGCGAAAGTGTGCACGGTCACCCGCGCCCCGTTCTGGTGCGCAGCCGCCACCGCGTCACGCAGCACCGCGGTGGACCACAGCGGCTGCAAATCAGATTCGACCCCATCGGAGCGGTCAATCCAATCCCCCACGATTTTCACCCAACCGTCGCCGCGTTGGGCCTGTTGGGCAACCGCCGCTGGCAGATCGGCTTCTTTTTCCAGCTCCAGCCCGTAGTAGCGCATATAGCGTTTGGGCCGCACCAGGTGCTGACCGCAGCGAATGATTTTCGGCAGCTCAGGCACCTGGTCAATCCAGCGGGTATCGGAGGGCACTCCGCAGTCACGAATCAGCAGTGTGCCTTTACTCAATGCAAGTTCGGCCTGTTCCCGCTGGGTTTCGACCGACACGCTGCCCGCGTGGGTTACGCCAACGTGGCAATGTACGTCCACCAGTCCGGGAATCGCGTAGCCGCTGACCTTTCGGTAGGTCAGCGCGGGTTTTGCCGTTCGGCTCACGATGCCGTCGTGAATATACAGGTCGCCGCGTACCCACCGGGATTCACAAGATACTGTCGTCGCCTGACCGGTGTATTCCCCCTCCATACTGGGGGTATCTGACCACAGAAAAGCCCCGGTAAAGTGCAGGTTATCCGGGTTTGTCGCCCCCCGGGATGTCATCACAGACCGCCCAGCATCCGTTTGATGTCATCAGGTAGATCGTCAGGGGTCAGGGCGGGGGTGGCCGGCGCGGACTTCTGCGGCGACCCGCCGAGACCGCCCATGCCTTTGAGCCCGCCCAGACCGGCGGGCAGAGAACCGGGCAGGTTGGGCATTGCACCGGTCCCGCTCATGGGGGTGGCGGAAATTCCTTCCAAGGC
This region includes:
- a CDS encoding zinc finger domain-containing protein → MPEGHSIHRLAAQFTQVMSGEVVAASSPQGRFAEGAAVLDGQRLVDGQAYGKHMFLGFTPRQTDSAATVAESKPPLTWLHIHLGIYGSWRFYGDSQFIAPHAGPALNFVENAEPNAETVEIPVHTHHDDSAFAPHEHFADRWFWTPAPFTPPQPYGTVRLRLVTAHGAADLSGPNTCELLDEEGVAAVLARLGPDPLRPDSDFSEFVKRCATRQKGIGEALMDQSVIAGVGNIYRAEVLYAARLNPFTPAREVTARKLRRIWNWLEEYLPLGVESGRITTADPDDYAAFVERELAAGREPQAIDSRYYVYQRQDRPCLRCRASIRLKVAGGRKLYWCPRCQR
- a CDS encoding amidohydrolase family protein: MTSRGATNPDNLHFTGAFLWSDTPSMEGEYTGQATTVSCESRWVRGDLYIHDGIVSRTAKPALTYRKVSGYAIPGLVDVHCHVGVTHAGSVSVETQREQAELALSKGTLLIRDCGVPSDTRWIDQVPELPKIIRCGQHLVRPKRYMRYYGLELEKEADLPAAVAQQAQRGDGWVKIVGDWIDRSDGVESDLQPLWSTAVLRDAVAAAHQNGARVTVHTFAHRTIGGLLDAGVDGIEHGTGMDSDEILEAQRRGIRVTPTMLQIARFSDFAAQAGTKYPVYAATMTALDQSRVSHQAALYEAGVQLLPGTDAGGYQRHDALPQELRQWLDLGVSAPEIIDLATWKARDYLGAPSLWEGAPADLVWYDSDPRADLNVLEQPAGVVLRGALVAGAVREAAHRA